DNA from Gephyromycinifex aptenodytis:
CAGACCCCGCAGCCCACGCCCGCCGCCGGCGGTGGGGGAGCAGGTAAGCCCGGAACGATTCGCGTTGATGGAACCGACGCCACTTTCCAAGACCTCATGCTCGGAACCCAGGAGGTTCCGGCGGTCGTCGTCCTGTGGTCGGCTTCTCACCCTGAGACAGAGAAGGCCGTCACCAACGCGGTGCAGGTGGCGGAGAAGCTCGATGGCCGGATCCAGGTCATCGCCGTCGACGTGCAGGCCAACCCCGGTATCGCCAGCGCCTTCCAGGCCCAGCAGATCCCGCTGTCGGTCGGGCTCATCGCCGCCCAGCCGGTTCCGCTTTTTCCAGGTGTGCAGCCGGTGGAGCAACTCACGCTGGTCTTCGAAGAACTTCTCAAGGTCGCCGGCCAGAACGGCGTGAACGGCCGGGTGCAGGTGGGCCAGGCGGGCCCGGCCGAGGAGCCTGCTCCGATGTCGCCCGAGCACGAAGCTGCCTACGACGCGATCGAGCGCGGAGACTTCGC
Protein-coding regions in this window:
- a CDS encoding co-chaperone YbbN, which produces MSQPPMRPAAMRGAVDLSGLGQTPQPTPAAGGGGAGKPGTIRVDGTDATFQDLMLGTQEVPAVVVLWSASHPETEKAVTNAVQVAEKLDGRIQVIAVDVQANPGIASAFQAQQIPLSVGLIAAQPVPLFPGVQPVEQLTLVFEELLKVAGQNGVNGRVQVGQAGPAEEPAPMSPEHEAAYDAIERGDFAAAVTAYEQALKLNPKDSDASAGLAQVKLMQRTQGADLQAARAAAAANPEDVDAQLLVADLDLLGGHVEDAFVRVIDIVRATSEDDREKARQHLLSLFEVVGAQDERVVKARRTLMSALF